TAAGTGCGCACGCGGGTGCGTGCGAGCGTGTGCGAGtggattaaaaaaatgtttatgtgtCTTTTTAAGtaaatctaaatttaatttaaattttgaagattATGAAGAACTCATTAGTAACTAAATATagatatcaatattatttatatatgtgcAGGCGTGTGGGAGTGGGACTTATAAAAAATGTTggcttaaatgtgtgtttggtttatgCACTTTTATCCAATTTTGACATCGGtccccatatttttttttgtttggtattgATCCCTGCAATTTGTAAaacttttagttttagtccttcTGTTAAGTCTTAGTtaaaaaaacctaaactaatGGTGTGCCACGTGGACCAATCATGACATGTTACGTGTCAcactaaaagataaaaaatttataattgaaataaataaattaaaataattaatttttaatttgtatatcTGCATCAACTGCACCGGAGTCATTGATGACACCTATCAGTCCATCGCCAACACTTCAATAGAAAGCTTCGACCGCGTTTTTGGAGGGAACACGCATGGTGCGTTTTTATGCACGCGTGAGGTAGCTGATAGACTGAAGGGCGGCGGTGGTGGGAGGATTATCTATTTTCGTCGTCGCAGGTTGCAGCGTTGAGGCCGAGATTTGCAGCATATACGGCGGCGAAGGCGGCAGTTGAGTTGGAGATGTTTTTTGGAGGGAGTACGGAGGAGCAGATGTAGAAGATTATTTATGAGTCGCCGTTAGGGAGTAGGGTCGTTCCTAGAGTTTTACAGGCTTTAGGCAAATACGAGAAAAAGGCACCTTACATAatacatcataattttttttagctcattgttgtgtttttattaggtctttatttagttttttttttttctcttttcactatgagataaatatttttttaggcaaaataaattaaatacttcataataccaaaacaaaataaaataccgtAGAAGTAGATAACAATAGCACCTTCAACATATACTGAAGTTTTAGCACCTAAGAGTAATAACACAAAAAAAGTTGACATTACTAAATGCGTCTCATGATCCTAAATGCATCTCACATCGGTTTCatgatccaaaaaaaatttagcGCCTGAGAACAATAGGTCCACGTGATCCTAAATGCGTCTCACATCGATTTCATGATCATGAATGCGTCTCACATGATTTTGtattatcaaattcaattttgcaatccttttaatcaattcaagaaagttgacattactataatgatataatttaaatttttgaaaccTTTGAAAGacaagattaaaattaatttctttactatactcattttcaactaaaatataatttgttttgttataaaattatcccaatttcttggataataaatatgacaaatatttttaatattagtgaggCACATTAGGAACAAAGggaacaaaaaaatatcaccaattttttttataataatttttttgccaCATTAGTAagaacaaccaattttttttttatagagaaggtgtatatagaaatcttTGTGATAAATGaggtatatatagcaaatcaTGATAAAAGGGCCAAAATCTTTAACAAGCTTCAGCCCAGCTTTTCATCATGTCAATCTTTAGGGCCTTTCAGTAAACTTTGCTATATACACCTCTCCAAAcaccaaatatttctatatgcACCCCCATCATAAACCGGCATGGGCCCTAGCCGTCGCACCCCCGGCCTATGCCTAGGGCTAGCCCTGTTAGGGAGGCTAGGTGAAACTAAAGATGTTGCTCCGTTGGTTGGGTTTTTGGCTTCTAATGCTGGTGAATGGGTTAATGGTTAGATTATTCGGATTAATGGTGGTTATGTTTAGTAAGGTTTCAAATTGCGATTGTTATTGCAATGCAATTACAATCACTTGATGTGTGAAAATTTGAAGAAGCTATGGCTGATGCAGCCACATTTGCAGTTGTAGATCTCTCGAAAACCTTTACAATCACTGTGATGGCGATTTTCTTTTGATTGGATTGGCAAAATGTTATATTAAATTAGTAGTTATCTTTAAACCGCCTGCTTAAAACTCCTTGGTGTTCTTTAGCtcactaaggctttgtttgcgagttggattttggaggggaagggaaggaaaggcttATGGAGTTAAAAtccttgtttgcgagttttaaaaaaacaagggaaaggTTTTGGGCGGTTTTGAAGGGCTTCATTTGTCAAATTTTAAAGTTCCCCCAAATTGGGGGGTTTTgggggttaaacatacaaattgacaattttgccctcttaataattcaaaattccaattttagacattactaaaattattacaatcttttttaaaaacaacttatttatataaaatagcttattaagacctcattttcaaaaactgtttattcaaaacaacttatttatacaaaacagcttattacgacctcattttcaaaaacagccaattcaaaacaacttatttatataaaatagcttattaagacctcattttcaaaaactgcttattcaaaacaacttgtttatacaaaacagcttattacgacctcattttcaaaaacagccaactcaaaacaacttatttatacaaaatagcttattacgacctcactTTCAAAAACTGcctattcaaaacaacttatttatacaaaatagcttattaagacctcattttcaaaaacagcttattcaaaacaacttatttatataaaacagcttattacgacctcattttcaaaaactgcttattcaaaacaacttatttatacaaaacagcttattacgacctcattttcaaaaactgcttattcaaaataacttatttatagaaaacagcttaatatgacctcattttcaaaaacagcttatttaaaacaacttatttatgcaaaacagcttaatacgacctcattttcaaaaatcgcttattctaatcagcttatttatacaaaacagattattacgacctcattttcaaaaaccgcttattcaaaacaacttattttcaaaaatagttttagataaataagctgttttggataagcagtttttgaaaaagaggtcgtaataagttgttttgcataaataagttgttttgaataagcgtttttttgaaaatgagggcctaataagctgttttgtataaataagtagttttgaataagcgatttttgaaaatgaggtcgtaataagctgttttgtataaataagttgttttgaataagcggtttttgaaaatgagtatCCAAATAAATGGGTTTGGTATCATAACTCGGTTGTTGGACACGTTAAAGATGTTTATAAGGTTCTTACTTGATTTGAACAACCAACTCTtgatatttataataattaaatatggaaTAAATCGGTGCCTCTGAATGTGTTGTTATTACGAATCCTAACAATTTAACAAAAGGATAATATTTTATGTTGCGATGTTCTGCCCCATGGTTTTTTTACCTTATTTGGGAGGTTGCAGTCAGGAGGAaacaataaacatatttttcttggttgtgtgTGACTTCTTCGGTAGAATCTGAAATCTGATTTTTAATTGGTTTGATATTCATTTTGTTAACCTAGCTGATATCAGCGAGCAAACATTGCAAATTGTGGCACATATGTTTTCGAAAGAAATTAGTTCTATATTACAAGTCAATTGATTTTCTTCTATCAAACTCATTTGAAAGGCGCATAATACTCAAATCTTTTGCAATACTCAACTTACGTTGGATCAATTACTTAAACgaataaaattttgttcttaGTGGTGGCTTAAGAATCACAAGTTAAACTATTTATTGGATTTTAACTCTTGTTGAGGGTGCGGCGGTCTAGGGCCCATGCCCTAAGGGggcgtaatttttttttttgtatgaaggGGGTGTGTATAGAAATACTTTGTTTAAAGGGGGTATATATATAGCAATAAATGCAAAAAGGGCCTAAACATTTACCAGATTTGAGCCCAACAGtcatttaacttcttttttttttacaacctaacatcatttcatttttacaccCCAACTCGGCGCTTTCATTTTCCCAAACATTTCATCAGGCAAAAcgcaaaacttagaagtaaaatGTAAATCGCAGAAGCAACACGTAAAACACAAAATATCTATTCCTTCCCATATAccaaattagttttttattttgaagatgCCTTTTGGTGTTTCAGATTGAGGCTAACCTgaatttgtatttaaatttcataatataatatgacTTTCATCATGAAAGTTTAATGTTTGTGACGTCAAATTTGATCTTGTGTGATTTTTTAGAAGTAACATATCATATTATATTGACAAATGAAAAACGGTTTTCATGTTACTGGGTATCACAGAAGTGTGTTTTATGCAATTACGGATTTATGGTGACGAATGATAATGAAGCTTTTGAAAATTTTTAGAAGTAGTAAATCAATTGAATTATCAAATTAGATAATGAAATTCTAGAGACACTCATTATTTCCATTAAGGTATTGCAAATTCTAAAGACACCAGATATTTAAATCAAGTCAGCCAATAGTACTGAGCCACATAACCCcattgcaacaacaacaaatctttGCCTAGCACAAGATATTTTGACCGACACTACCATTTTGTTTTCTGTCTCACCACTATCACTAACCAGCAATAGACCAAAGGTCCATGATTATTTTTTCTCACTGTTACTCTTCtgtttaaccattctataaatAGTGATGCAGCTTCTACCATTCAGATTCCCCCCACCACTCCCTCCTAATCCTCCTCCTCTTCACTCTTTCTCTCCTCAGAAAAAGAGTGATAATATATACTATACTATatcatataattattatataatactATTAGTACAAACACTTGGTAAAGCAAATAttcttatttcatttcaagtgTCTTCACCAATATTCTATATGGCTCTATTATCACATAACCAACATTATCCTCAGCCCTTCTTATGCGTCATACTCTTCCTCATTTTCAAAGGTaaatttcaattctttcattaattcaacaaaattgagtgtcatgtttctttcttttagaattcacaaaaaaaaattaaataactgtttatgttttttcttttactttttcaaaTGCAGGGGTTTTAGTTTCAGGGGCAACATTTACATTTATGAACAAGTGTGATTACACAGTATGGCCAGGAATTTATGGAAGACCGGAACTTGGAACTACTGGTTTCGAGCTCGCAAAAGGAACTTCCAGAACCTTCCAAGCACCAACCGGATGGTCAGGTAGATTCTGGGGAAGAACCGGCTGCCAATTCGATGACTCCGGCCACGGAACTTGCTCAACTGCAGATTGCGGCTCTGGAGAAATTGCTTGCAACGGTGCAACAGCCTCACCGCCGGCAACATTAGCTGAATTCACATTAGGAACTGGCTCAATGGACTTCTACGATGTAAGCCTTGTAGACGGTTACAATCTCCCGATGTTAGTTGCCACGAGTGGCGGTACAGGGCCGTGTGACGTTACAGGTAATTAGGTTTTTATATTAGACCTAATTCATCTTACAAAACCGTATTGTAAGGTGAGAGACATCTATTATTAAACTCATTTTAGAGTTTAGACTTTAACTATATTTAATGTGTGACTtggatttttttcaatataggTTGCAGTTCCGATCTTAATAAGAAATGTCCGTCCGAGTTGAGGGTGGATGACGGTGGTGCGTGTAATAGTGCTTGTGGCGCGTTTGGGAAACCGGAATATTGTTGTAACGGCGCGTTTAGTAACCCTGACACGTGTAAACCTTCCGTGTATTCACAAATGTTCAAATCTGAGTGTCCTAAAGCTTATAGTTACGCTTATGATGATAAAACTAGCACTTTTACTTGTTCTGGTGCTGATTATACAATCACATTTTGTCCCTTTTCACCAAGGtaattcaaattaaataattttagtgtatacttctttactttattaaatttaaattaatcaatGATAAATCTTATTGTggtttgttatttttgtgtaGTCTAAAGTCAGCAGCCGATTCATCTACTAAAAATCCGAATGAAACGGATAGTTCTGCTTCGGGAGCCGACCCGAATCAATCAGAAATGGCTTCAGCTTCATATCTAGCTGATATGGCTATAGCTTCGGGAGCTTCTACTAGAAGCATAACTTCAATGGTTTctttgttgttggtggtggttggtttcatttttactattttttatgtttagttGTAATTTGTATCCTTATCTTTCTTTTAGAAAGCAtataaatagaaatagaaagaTACGGTTGGTAAAATTAGTATAGTGAAAAAGATAATTTTGATTGTTAGTTAAATTGAATTATGTCTAAAGTAATAAGCAATCCAATGATTAAATTGTTGTATAATTTTGTTATGGTTTGTGGTGATGAATTCTTCAATTATGAGCCATAAGAAATGGAGGGGTATGGTGGGGGAATGAAGCACATTCTCTTGATTTTAAGTGTGAACAACCAAGTGGTCTACTGAATTGATAGGTAATGGGATTAGTGGGTTTTGAGGGCCATCACCTTTTTTGTTAGGGAGTGAGATGGAAGAAAGAATCGATTGTGatgttctatttatttttatttgcattattatagttttaaaatttaaaccatTAATTTATGCAGCATCAAGACACTTGCACtattacaataataaaaaaaaagacacttgCACTATTCTTTTTGAGAGAACGCTTGCACTATTTAATGACTtggtttgcataaaaaaaaattcaggtgTAACCCTAAtccaaataagtttttttttttttttttacaaaaataaataatattcattcaaattgatagagtacattgaTACAATGAAAGTTCGCTAAAAacgaaaatgatgaatttgtgaacaaactcacatcatccatgttaatagcataaaacggcaaagtactaaagcctacacatatgactatatttaagtctccGGAATACCATTGTCTccagatctgcaacgttgatgacTCTAAAGTCATTGATTTGATCTGCACTGGACcgaagctgatctgacaatctgaaccgaacaaatacccgaacaaaacaagaaagacaaacaactcccacaaagacgacgaacaaaacaacgtcgcactaagacgGCGAAATCACGAAAGCAAAAACGAAATAGATATGAAAATCACTTACTTcaataaaaaggaaatagaaaaaacatgttagaggggtgattttgggttAAAAATTGACCCTATATCACCCCTTTTTGgtggatgaagatgaagaaactagAGTTTTTGTGAGGCTTCAAGAGAGAAGGGGAAGAGTAATTCAAATACGTAACAATGTTTTTCCTAATATGGTATTGTGACTTACTAACGATCAATTCTATGTCACCATTTTCCGCCATGGAGTTTTTTAATTTCCTCCCCGTCCCCACCCTGCAAATTCCCATTGTCCCTAAGAAACCCCATCATCacgaaaaaaattaacaaaatatctattatttttaatcaattagTTTGTAAAAATTGTTTGTAAAACGATTAAGTATTTAACCATAAAACAAATACAATATTAAGTCATTGTAAACATATCATGTAAAAGAAATTTTCTACACATATTATGTATATTGAAATTTGGGGTCTATTTTAACCTCACAAAATCGGCTTATAAGGTGAAAATGACctcctctatataaactcttattAAGAGTCTTATTTATCCGATGTGGAATTTGAGTTTTTCtccaataatataaaaagataaataatatatatatatatatatatatatatatatatatatatatatatatatatatatatatatatatatgcaaatataaaatgtattttagtGAAAAGCATTGCTATTTGTCGCGATGTGTAGCATCGCGAAGCTATCACGAATTGTGCATGTTATTAGATTCAActcatgtgtgtgtgtgtaaacaGCTCGTGATAAGTTCGCGTGAAAAACGTTCGCTATATGTAATATTCTTCTTTGGTGAGTTTACTCAAACACGAAGTCCCCGAATTTTGGAGGTGTGATACCTGGTGTGTGTGTTCatatgggaaaggttaatcctctcccaccatgggaaagttggattcaatattcttaacatgttctCTCAACActatatttttcttcacactatcttccaacaatttaaaaattctgaaaattaattttcagaaattaaaaaaatataaaaaaaatcagataatttttttttaaattctgtaattcatttattgaatgttagaatttttttttgaaaaaaaataaatttatttcaataaaaataaaattttggaaactaagataagtttttatttttctaaaaagaatatattttttaatttcataataaaatacgagattctgaaaaataaaataaaaatcctaaaaaaaatattttgaaattgaagttttttatttttctaagaaaataaggtttttgaaataaaattatggaattttttcttttcattttttcaaaaaaaaattctaacattcaataaatgaattacagaattttgaaaaaaaaattatctgaattttttttcgattttttaaattttt
Above is a genomic segment from Medicago truncatula cultivar Jemalong A17 chromosome 5, MtrunA17r5.0-ANR, whole genome shotgun sequence containing:
- the LOC11428451 gene encoding thaumatin-like protein 1 — its product is MQLLPFRFPPPLPPNPPPLHSFSPQKKSDNIYYTISYNYYIILLVQTLGKANILISFQVSSPIFYMALLSHNQHYPQPFLCVILFLIFKGVLVSGATFTFMNKCDYTVWPGIYGRPELGTTGFELAKGTSRTFQAPTGWSGRFWGRTGCQFDDSGHGTCSTADCGSGEIACNGATASPPATLAEFTLGTGSMDFYDVSLVDGYNLPMLVATSGGTGPCDVTGCSSDLNKKCPSELRVDDGGACNSACGAFGKPEYCCNGAFSNPDTCKPSVYSQMFKSECPKAYSYAYDDKTSTFTCSGADYTITFCPFSPSLKSAADSSTKNPNETDSSASGADPNQSEMASASYLADMAIASGASTRSITSMVSLLLVVVGFIFTIFYV